In the genome of Streptomyces globosus, one region contains:
- a CDS encoding glycosyl hydrolase family 18 protein — translation MHIRKPLIAAAATAALAAGAVAGLAGLGTAQAADATAAAGSSGNIRIAYYDQWSVYGNAFYPKHLDTRGIASKLDVINYSFGNIHPTDLTCFMANKAAGDDNNPNAGDGAGDSYADYQKSFSAADSVDGVADKWDQPIVGVFNQFKELKAKYPHLKINISLGGWTYSKYFHDAAKTDASRKKLVSSCIDQYIKGNLPVEGGFGGPGTAAGIFDGIDIDWEYPGSSGGHLGNHYGPEDKQNFTLLLAEFRKQLDEYGAADGGRKLMLTAALPAGQDKIKYIETDKIGQYLDYANIMTYDMHGAWDGDGPTYHQSPLRNSPADPTDPIAPGTEKYSIENAIDAWIDGDPAYGIAGGFPAAKLTLGYEFYYRGWKGVPAGTAGGLAQPATGGSSPRQYSQQAGIAHYKELGGIVDNPAATFWDDQSKSSYFYKDGEFFTGLNQKSIQARVDYGKSRGLGGAMMYSLLGLDANTTLLNQISDALGGATQPPTTPPTTPPTTPPTTPPTTPPATGCGSLPAYTAGTVYTGGTEVSHNGRKWKAQWWTQNEEPGTTGEWGVWKDLGAC, via the coding sequence ATGCACATCCGTAAACCCCTCATCGCGGCCGCCGCCACGGCCGCGCTGGCGGCCGGGGCCGTGGCCGGCCTCGCGGGGCTCGGCACCGCCCAGGCCGCGGACGCCACCGCGGCAGCCGGCAGCAGCGGCAACATCCGCATCGCGTACTACGACCAGTGGAGCGTGTACGGGAACGCCTTCTACCCGAAGCACCTCGACACCCGCGGCATCGCGAGCAAGCTGGACGTCATCAACTACTCGTTCGGCAACATCCACCCCACCGACCTCACCTGCTTCATGGCCAACAAGGCCGCGGGCGACGACAACAACCCGAACGCGGGCGACGGTGCGGGCGACTCCTACGCCGACTACCAGAAGTCCTTCAGCGCGGCCGACTCCGTCGACGGCGTCGCCGACAAGTGGGACCAGCCGATCGTGGGCGTCTTCAACCAGTTCAAGGAACTGAAGGCCAAGTACCCCCACCTGAAGATCAACATCTCGCTGGGCGGCTGGACCTACTCCAAGTACTTCCACGATGCCGCGAAGACCGACGCGAGCCGCAAGAAGCTGGTCTCCTCCTGCATCGACCAGTACATCAAGGGCAACCTGCCCGTCGAGGGCGGCTTCGGCGGCCCCGGCACCGCGGCCGGCATCTTCGACGGCATCGACATCGACTGGGAGTACCCGGGCTCCTCCGGCGGCCACCTCGGCAACCACTACGGCCCCGAGGACAAGCAGAACTTCACGCTCCTGCTCGCCGAGTTCCGCAAGCAGCTCGACGAGTACGGCGCCGCCGACGGCGGCCGGAAGCTGATGCTGACGGCGGCGCTCCCGGCCGGCCAGGACAAGATCAAGTACATCGAGACCGACAAGATCGGCCAGTACTTGGACTACGCCAACATCATGACGTACGACATGCACGGCGCCTGGGACGGCGACGGGCCCACGTACCACCAGTCGCCGCTGCGGAACTCGCCGGCCGACCCGACCGACCCGATCGCGCCGGGCACCGAGAAGTACAGCATCGAGAACGCCATCGACGCCTGGATCGACGGCGACCCCGCCTACGGCATCGCAGGCGGCTTCCCCGCCGCCAAGCTGACGCTGGGCTACGAGTTCTACTACCGCGGCTGGAAGGGCGTCCCGGCGGGCACCGCAGGCGGCCTCGCCCAGCCCGCGACCGGCGGCTCCAGCCCCCGCCAGTACAGCCAGCAGGCCGGCATCGCCCACTACAAGGAGCTCGGCGGCATCGTCGACAACCCGGCGGCCACCTTCTGGGACGACCAGTCGAAGTCCTCGTACTTCTACAAGGACGGCGAGTTCTTCACCGGCCTGAACCAGAAGTCCATCCAGGCCCGCGTCGACTACGGCAAGAGCCGCGGCCTCGGCGGGGCGATGATGTACTCCCTGCTCGGCCTGGACGCCAACACCACCCTGCTGAACCAGATCTCGGACGCCCTCGGCGGCGCCACCCAGCCCCCGACCACGCCGCCGACCACCCCGCCCACCACGCCTCCGACGACCCCGCCGACGACGCCGCCCGCCACGGGCTGCGGCTCCCTCCCGGCGTACACGGCCGGCACGGTCTACACCGGCGGCACGGAGGTCTCCCACAACGGCCGCAAGTGGAAGGCCCAGTGGTGGACGCAGAACGAGGAGCCCGGCACCACCGGTGAATGGGGTGTCTGGAAGGACCTCGGCGCCTGCTGA
- a CDS encoding M6 family metalloprotease domain-containing protein: MRRQQTPGGVDRSRLRSAAAALTSLSALAAMSLVAGPAAAVSGAGPCALARTAAHHSLGLDTWNGAYPRPVRSLDAVMVFLSFPDHRPGLAPEELAADHFPATSDFFDRASYGRFRLVAHPQERWIPMPRPSTAYGIQRDWAPADRAAYLRDAVTAADREIDFSRYDVVYFVADPDAPGVDSDATKVVNFDRPIRADGTDLRRIVTVFERHPPDRNVLAHETGHVFDLPDLYHRPSDGKGDWDTHVGDWDVMGSQFGMSPDLFAWHKWKLGWLDASQVDCVQSGSSLHTLQPVGVAPAPGSSGGTRLAVIRTGPGSAVAVEARGSAGNDGDTCTEGVLVYRVRNEAPSGGGPIEVLDGHPDTEACWDRSVYPPLADAPLEVGESFTVPGERIRIEVADRTASGAYTVKITT, encoded by the coding sequence GTGCGGCGACAGCAGACACCCGGGGGAGTGGACCGCTCCCGCCTGCGCAGCGCGGCGGCGGCGCTCACCTCCCTGTCCGCGCTCGCCGCCATGTCCCTCGTCGCCGGGCCGGCCGCCGCCGTCTCCGGCGCCGGACCGTGCGCCCTCGCCCGCACGGCGGCCCACCACTCCCTCGGCCTCGACACCTGGAACGGCGCCTACCCGCGTCCGGTCCGCAGCCTGGACGCGGTCATGGTCTTCCTGTCCTTCCCCGACCACCGGCCCGGGCTGGCCCCGGAGGAGCTCGCCGCCGACCACTTCCCCGCCACCAGCGACTTCTTCGACCGGGCCTCCTACGGCCGCTTCCGCCTGGTCGCGCACCCGCAGGAGCGGTGGATCCCCATGCCGAGGCCGTCCACGGCGTACGGGATACAGCGCGACTGGGCGCCCGCCGACCGGGCCGCGTACCTGCGGGACGCGGTGACGGCCGCCGACCGGGAGATCGACTTCTCGCGGTACGACGTCGTCTACTTCGTCGCCGACCCGGACGCGCCGGGCGTCGACTCGGACGCCACCAAGGTCGTCAACTTCGACCGGCCGATCCGCGCCGACGGCACCGACCTGCGGCGGATCGTCACCGTCTTCGAGCGGCACCCCCCGGACCGCAACGTCCTCGCCCACGAGACGGGGCACGTCTTCGACCTGCCCGACCTCTACCACCGGCCGAGCGACGGCAAGGGCGACTGGGACACCCACGTCGGGGACTGGGACGTCATGGGCAGCCAGTTCGGGATGTCCCCCGACCTGTTCGCCTGGCACAAGTGGAAGCTCGGCTGGCTGGACGCCTCGCAGGTGGACTGCGTGCAGTCCGGCTCCTCCCTGCACACCCTCCAGCCGGTCGGGGTCGCCCCGGCCCCCGGGTCCTCCGGCGGCACCCGGCTCGCCGTGATCCGCACGGGCCCCGGCAGCGCCGTCGCCGTCGAGGCGCGGGGCTCCGCCGGCAACGACGGGGACACCTGCACGGAGGGCGTCCTGGTCTACCGGGTGCGCAACGAGGCGCCCTCGGGCGGCGGGCCGATCGAGGTCCTGGACGGGCACCCGGACACCGAGGCCTGCTGGGACCGCTCGGTGTACCCGCCGCTGGCGGACGCGCCGCTGGAGGTCGGCGAGTCGTTCACCGTGCCCGGCGAGCGGATCAGGATCGAGGTCGCCGACCGGACCGCCTCGGGCGCCTACACCGTCAAGATCACCACCTGA
- a CDS encoding putative bifunctional diguanylate cyclase/phosphodiesterase, with amino-acid sequence MSGTSDETGSAADSIRSAITERHPSVPVMSSAPGRAESEQRDYRAAFNAAHLAMAVVDRGGQVVAANPALASLLGAEPHALVRRRAADLVDLGAEARTWQAYQEVLRGRQARLRCTRRLKHPDGHSLWTEVTLGPVPGTRDVLLSVADISDRRDLQARLRHLQMHDPVTRLPNRALFFERLSAALESSSYEHGGTGRIGLCYLDLDGFKAVNDTLGHRVGDRLLTAVAARLTQCADQSGYGRTGGHLVARLGGDEFALLVEDSTGTEQLADLARSVLAAIQEPFDLAGQRLSVSASIGVVERAAEGTSATGLMQAADTTLYWAKADGKARWTLFDPERNAHRMTRQALSSTLRPAVERGEFEVEYQPLVDLESGTVRGVEALVRWNHPQFGNLTPNRFIGIAEEDGSIVQLGRWVLRTACRQARRWQIEHPSDSPVFVSVNVAVRQVWDSDLVGDVAGILAETGLAPQLLQLELTESAVMGSAGRPLQALQALSDMGVRIAIDDFGTGYSNLAYLSRLPVSVLKLDGSFVRGFRYEDGTHPNPADETIVEALVQLAHRLGLTVTAECVETAGQAARLRRVGCDTGQGWLYSRAVAPERIAEMIGTRPGAGRDRN; translated from the coding sequence GTGAGCGGCACCTCTGACGAAACCGGTTCGGCAGCCGACAGCATCCGATCGGCCATTACGGAGCGTCACCCTTCAGTGCCTGTCATGTCCTCGGCGCCGGGGCGGGCCGAGTCCGAACAGCGCGACTACCGGGCAGCGTTCAACGCCGCGCACCTCGCGATGGCCGTCGTCGACCGCGGCGGGCAGGTCGTCGCCGCGAACCCGGCGCTGGCCTCCCTGCTGGGCGCGGAGCCGCACGCCCTGGTCCGCCGGCGCGCCGCCGACCTCGTCGACCTCGGCGCGGAGGCCCGTACCTGGCAGGCGTACCAGGAGGTGCTGCGCGGCCGGCAGGCCCGGCTGCGCTGCACGCGCCGCCTCAAGCACCCGGACGGGCACTCGCTGTGGACGGAGGTCACCCTCGGCCCGGTGCCCGGCACCCGCGACGTCCTGCTGTCCGTCGCCGACATCAGCGACCGCCGCGACCTCCAGGCCCGGCTGCGGCACCTGCAGATGCACGACCCGGTGACGCGGCTGCCCAACCGGGCCCTGTTCTTCGAACGGCTCTCCGCTGCCCTGGAGTCCTCCTCGTACGAGCACGGCGGCACCGGCCGGATCGGCCTGTGCTACCTGGACCTGGACGGCTTCAAGGCCGTCAACGACACCCTCGGGCACCGGGTCGGCGACCGGCTGCTGACGGCGGTCGCGGCCCGGCTCACGCAGTGCGCCGACCAGTCCGGGTACGGGCGGACCGGCGGGCACCTGGTGGCCCGGCTCGGCGGCGACGAGTTCGCACTGCTGGTGGAGGACTCGACCGGCACCGAGCAGCTCGCGGACCTGGCCCGCAGCGTCCTCGCCGCGATCCAGGAGCCGTTCGACCTGGCGGGGCAGCGGCTGTCGGTGTCGGCGTCGATCGGCGTCGTGGAGCGGGCCGCGGAGGGGACCTCGGCGACCGGGCTGATGCAGGCCGCGGACACGACGCTGTACTGGGCGAAGGCCGACGGCAAGGCCCGCTGGACCCTCTTCGACCCCGAGCGCAACGCCCACCGCATGACCCGGCAGGCCCTCAGCTCCACGCTCCGGCCCGCGGTGGAGCGCGGCGAGTTCGAGGTGGAGTACCAGCCGCTGGTGGACCTGGAGAGCGGCACGGTGCGCGGGGTGGAGGCGCTGGTGCGCTGGAACCACCCGCAGTTCGGCAACCTGACGCCGAATCGGTTCATCGGCATCGCCGAAGAGGACGGCTCGATCGTCCAGTTGGGCCGCTGGGTGCTGCGGACCGCCTGCCGGCAGGCGCGGCGCTGGCAGATCGAGCACCCCAGTGACAGCCCGGTCTTCGTGTCCGTGAACGTCGCCGTCCGGCAGGTCTGGGACTCGGACCTGGTGGGCGACGTCGCCGGGATCCTCGCCGAGACCGGGCTGGCGCCACAGCTGCTCCAGCTGGAGCTCACCGAGTCCGCGGTGATGGGCTCGGCCGGGCGGCCGCTGCAGGCGCTCCAGGCGCTCAGCGACATGGGCGTGCGGATCGCCATCGACGACTTCGGGACCGGGTACTCGAACCTGGCCTACCTGAGCCGGCTGCCGGTGTCGGTGCTGAAACTGGACGGGTCCTTCGTACGCGGCTTCCGCTACGAGGACGGGACACACCCGAACCCGGCGGACGAGACCATCGTCGAGGCCCTCGTCCAGCTCGCGCACCGGCTGGGCCTCACGGTCACCGCGGAGTGCGTGGAGACCGCCGGGCAGGCGGCCCGGCTGCGGCGCGTCGGCTGCGACACCGGGCAGGGGTGGCTGTACTCGCGGGCCGTCGCGCCCGAGCGGATCGCGGAGATGATCGGTACCCGCCCGGGCGCGGGCCGCGACCGCAACTGA
- a CDS encoding helix-turn-helix domain-containing protein yields MARWKELPAALDSRERRLVAELRRLKDHSGLSLAALAAKTAYSRSSWERYLNGKQPVPREAVEQLARVCGTEPTRLTVLHDVAVRARQPAAGAAAPKAPEEQEAAPAQEAAPASPDAAPPQGDGDGGQPGDRRGRTVSAGWFLAGIAATAAVAFTAGLLAGGAWTGGGEAAGAVQTADAAAGGKSGYRRGVAYPCEVKREGAELRAGHGTSRTILLDTNSTGFDVVEVQCLLREHGFDPGSTEGLYDQATKDAATRFQKARGLVADGIVGPKTWGELRK; encoded by the coding sequence GTGGCGCGTTGGAAAGAACTGCCCGCCGCACTCGACAGCCGGGAGCGCCGGCTCGTCGCGGAGTTGCGGCGGCTGAAGGACCACAGTGGTCTGAGCCTGGCCGCGCTGGCGGCCAAGACCGCCTACAGCCGCTCCTCGTGGGAGCGGTACCTCAACGGCAAGCAGCCCGTGCCGCGGGAGGCGGTCGAGCAGCTGGCACGGGTGTGCGGGACGGAGCCGACCCGGCTGACGGTGCTGCACGACGTGGCGGTGAGGGCGCGGCAGCCCGCGGCGGGCGCGGCCGCCCCGAAGGCCCCGGAGGAGCAGGAGGCCGCCCCGGCGCAGGAGGCCGCGCCCGCATCTCCGGACGCCGCACCCCCGCAGGGCGACGGCGACGGCGGGCAGCCGGGGGACCGGCGCGGGCGGACGGTGTCCGCGGGGTGGTTCCTGGCCGGGATCGCCGCCACCGCGGCAGTGGCCTTCACGGCGGGCCTGCTGGCCGGCGGAGCCTGGACGGGCGGAGGGGAGGCGGCGGGGGCCGTGCAGACGGCCGACGCGGCGGCGGGCGGCAAGTCCGGCTACCGGCGCGGCGTGGCGTACCCGTGCGAGGTGAAGCGGGAGGGCGCGGAGCTGCGGGCCGGGCACGGCACGAGCCGCACCATCCTGCTGGACACCAACAGCACCGGCTTCGACGTCGTCGAGGTCCAGTGCCTGCTGCGCGAGCACGGCTTCGACCCGGGCAGCACCGAGGGGCTGTACGACCAGGCGACGAAGGACGCGGCGACGCGGTTCCAGAAGGCGCGCGGGCTCGTCGCGGACGGCATCGTCGGCCCCAAGACCTGGGGGGAGCTGCGGAAGTGA
- a CDS encoding helix-turn-helix domain-containing protein: MITDTECGQLAAELRRLRERTGLSLAALARRTPYSKSSWERYLNGKQPPPRKAVEALCAVAHEPPARLLALWELADSAWSGRSRPAGPAPAAPGDTAPAEAAPAPAAGPSAPPARRWRPAAAAAGAVCAAALAAGAALLALRGPEPERASAGPEEKPIRNPGCAAQSCVGQDPTRMGCGGAGMVDTVHAADAAGGRHLELRHGGMCQAVWVRASGLAAGDRVELSLPDFAQPQVLVMAERDVGNYVSTPMAPAAEGPAGARMCVLPAGAPEDARVCFP, translated from the coding sequence GTGATCACGGACACGGAGTGCGGGCAGCTCGCCGCCGAGCTGCGGCGGCTGCGCGAGCGGACGGGGCTGAGCCTCGCGGCGCTGGCCCGGCGCACCCCGTACAGCAAGTCGTCGTGGGAGCGGTACCTCAACGGCAAGCAGCCGCCGCCCCGCAAGGCAGTGGAGGCGCTGTGCGCCGTCGCGCACGAGCCGCCCGCCCGGCTGCTGGCGCTGTGGGAGCTCGCCGACAGCGCCTGGAGCGGCCGGTCCCGGCCCGCGGGGCCCGCTCCCGCCGCGCCGGGCGACACCGCCCCCGCCGAAGCCGCGCCTGCCCCGGCGGCCGGGCCGTCTGCCCCGCCCGCCCGGCGGTGGCGTCCGGCGGCCGCCGCGGCCGGGGCGGTGTGCGCGGCGGCCCTCGCGGCGGGCGCGGCCCTGCTCGCCCTGCGCGGCCCGGAACCGGAGCGGGCCTCCGCAGGACCGGAGGAGAAGCCGATCCGGAACCCGGGCTGCGCGGCGCAGTCCTGCGTGGGCCAGGACCCGACGCGGATGGGCTGCGGGGGCGCGGGGATGGTCGACACCGTCCACGCCGCCGACGCGGCGGGCGGGCGGCACCTGGAGCTGCGGCACGGCGGGATGTGCCAGGCGGTGTGGGTGCGGGCGTCCGGCCTGGCGGCGGGCGACCGCGTCGAGCTGTCCCTGCCGGACTTCGCGCAGCCGCAGGTGCTGGTCATGGCGGAGCGGGACGTGGGGAACTACGTGTCCACACCGATGGCCCCGGCGGCCGAGGGCCCGGCCGGGGCCCGCATGTGCGTCCTGCCGGCCGGCGCCCCCGAGGACGCCCGCGTCTGCTTCCCCTGA